The following are encoded together in the Patescibacteria group bacterium genome:
- the hisS gene encoding histidine--tRNA ligase, translating to MSKKPQKAIPSVGREKTKRLLSAPRGIQDILPPEVFYFEKLENIISDLAAFYNYERIELSLLESKALFERSLGLEGGTANKQLYVCQTKSRDKLVLRPEATTGSARAYIQNSMFNWPQPVKLWYWGPMFYQGDFSTGKHQQFWQAGFEYFGSDNPIVEAELIQLGLKISKKFGLKNSYVEINSIGCSGCRRIYRRALKQHYRYKLKRVCSDCRNRYKKNALQLLNCENKLCFESKTQAPESLDYLCKSCNLHFKKVLDHLDSLAIPYLLNPRLVRGLDYYNRTVFEFRADSQELGAKTVFEDKRDSIAFAGGGRYDYLVKQFGGPDTPGCGFALEVEKIISLINKDPNDGFVDVYLVQIGNLAKIKLLQLFEDFKKAKIKIGFDLGSDNLKPQLKSAARLGSRFALILGQEEALHGEIIIRDMKTGAQETVSLGKVINLVKKRLKKKSL from the coding sequence ATGTCCAAAAAGCCACAAAAAGCAATCCCATCAGTTGGGCGGGAAAAAACTAAACGGTTATTGTCAGCTCCAAGGGGCATTCAGGACATCTTGCCGCCAGAAGTTTTTTATTTTGAAAAACTGGAAAATATCATTTCTGATTTAGCTGCTTTTTATAATTACGAGAGGATTGAGCTGTCCTTATTGGAAAGCAAGGCTTTATTTGAACGAAGCCTTGGTTTAGAAGGGGGGACTGCGAATAAACAACTTTATGTTTGCCAAACCAAAAGCAGAGATAAATTAGTTCTCCGTCCCGAGGCGACCACTGGATCGGCCCGAGCTTATATTCAAAATAGTATGTTTAATTGGCCCCAGCCGGTGAAACTTTGGTATTGGGGGCCAATGTTCTATCAGGGGGATTTTTCTACTGGCAAACATCAGCAGTTTTGGCAAGCCGGATTTGAATATTTTGGCTCTGACAACCCGATTGTTGAAGCAGAATTAATTCAGTTGGGTTTAAAAATTAGTAAAAAATTCGGCCTTAAAAACAGTTATGTAGAGATTAACAGCATTGGTTGTTCTGGTTGCCGCCGAATTTATCGTCGGGCTTTGAAACAACATTATCGCTATAAGCTGAAAAGAGTTTGTTCGGATTGCCGGAATCGATATAAAAAAAATGCGCTTCAGCTCCTGAATTGTGAAAATAAGCTTTGTTTTGAATCTAAAACCCAAGCGCCGGAAAGCTTAGATTATCTTTGTAAGTCCTGCAACCTTCATTTCAAAAAAGTTTTAGACCATTTAGACAGTTTAGCTATCCCTTATCTGCTCAACCCTCGCCTTGTTCGGGGCTTGGACTATTATAATCGGACAGTTTTTGAATTCAGGGCTGATAGCCAAGAGTTGGGGGCGAAGACTGTTTTTGAGGACAAGAGGGATTCAATTGCTTTTGCCGGCGGCGGCCGGTATGATTATCTGGTTAAACAATTCGGCGGTCCGGACACGCCCGGTTGCGGCTTTGCCCTTGAGGTGGAAAAAATAATCAGTTTAATAAATAAGGACCCCAATGATGGTTTTGTAGATGTTTATCTGGTTCAGATTGGCAATTTGGCCAAGATAAAACTGCTCCAGCTTTTTGAAGATTTTAAAAAAGCCAAAATTAAAATCGGTTTTGATCTGGGGTCTGACAATTTAAAACCGCAGCTTAAATCAGCAGCCCGGCTCGGATCTCGCTTTGCTTTAATTTTAGGTCAAGAAGAAGCGCTTCATGGCGAGATTATTATTCGCGATATGAAAACCGGGGCACAGGAAACCGTGAGTTTGGGGAAAGTCATTAATTTAGTTAAGAAACGGCTTAAGAAAAAATCATTGTAA